One region of Phycisphaerales bacterium genomic DNA includes:
- a CDS encoding glutathione peroxidase encodes MLNHTVKDISGKDVDLSTYKGKVVVIVNVASRCGFTAQYEGLQELYDSRKDKGLVVLAFPANDFGKQEPGSEAEIKEFCETKFKVTFPMFSKVTVKGENKHPLYTQLAAQPKPIGGEPKWNFTKFVVDRSGNVVARFDAEKTYVGTAQLEPGLIKKVDELLEVKQ; translated from the coding sequence GTGCTCAACCACACCGTCAAGGACATCAGCGGCAAGGACGTCGACCTCTCCACCTACAAGGGCAAGGTGGTCGTCATCGTCAACGTCGCCAGCCGCTGCGGGTTCACCGCCCAGTACGAGGGGCTGCAGGAGCTGTACGACTCCCGCAAGGACAAGGGCCTGGTCGTGCTCGCCTTCCCCGCCAACGACTTCGGCAAGCAGGAGCCCGGCAGCGAGGCCGAGATCAAGGAGTTCTGCGAGACCAAGTTCAAGGTCACCTTCCCCATGTTCAGCAAGGTGACCGTCAAGGGCGAGAACAAGCACCCGCTCTACACCCAGCTCGCGGCCCAGCCCAAGCCGATCGGCGGCGAGCCGAAGTGGAACTTCACCAAGTTCGTGGTTGACCGCAGCGGCAACGTCGTCGCCCGCTTCGATGCGGAGAAGACCTACGTCGGCACCGCGCAGCTGGAGCCGGGGCTGATCAAGAAGGTTGACGAGCTGCTCGAAGTGAAGCAGTGA
- a CDS encoding prepilin-type N-terminal cleavage/methylation domain-containing protein, whose amino-acid sequence MSQAHSRRAFTLIEVLIALSLILFLSGSLLSYLYSLLERRDTLTKAAAQQSAAASIFEQLEHDLATTFASDASGTAGVKGDETSLTVRCRGTNLLSRGADLTDLQGCELRFSGGTLTARRLSQSPGSFETVADGVERLQLRYFDGTEWLESFDSARTGELPVAIEASLWFGEAAPAGDEGAPAPDEAPRAPDRTRTMVVPDGPVAAWKAGAS is encoded by the coding sequence TTGAGCCAAGCACACTCCCGCCGCGCGTTCACGCTCATCGAAGTCCTTATCGCCCTCTCCCTCATCCTCTTCCTCAGCGGCTCGCTCCTCTCCTACCTCTATTCGCTGCTCGAGCGCCGCGACACGCTTACCAAGGCCGCCGCCCAGCAGTCCGCCGCGGCCTCGATCTTCGAGCAGCTCGAGCACGACCTCGCCACCACCTTCGCCTCCGACGCCTCCGGCACCGCCGGCGTCAAGGGCGACGAGACCTCGCTCACCGTCCGCTGCCGCGGGACCAACCTCCTCTCCCGCGGCGCCGACCTCACCGATCTCCAAGGCTGCGAGCTGCGCTTCAGCGGCGGCACGCTCACCGCACGCCGCCTCTCCCAATCCCCCGGCAGCTTCGAGACAGTGGCCGACGGCGTCGAGCGCCTCCAGCTCCGCTACTTCGACGGCACGGAATGGCTTGAGTCATTCGACAGCGCCCGCACCGGCGAGCTGCCCGTCGCGATCGAGGCGTCGCTCTGGTTCGGCGAAGCCGCGCCCGCCGGCGACGAAGGCGCGCCCGCCCCAGACGAGGCCCCCCGCGCCCCCGACCGCACCCGCACCATGGTCGTGCCCGACGGCCCCGTCGCCGCGTGGAAGGCGGGCGCCTCATGA
- a CDS encoding DUF5985 family protein encodes MVEFLPHVVYVLCALTAMMCAVLLARAYLKSQSRLLLFSALCFTALALNSILLVVDRIVLPTEVDLRAWRIGVATVGLVVMLGALITSKDREG; translated from the coding sequence ATGGTTGAGTTCCTGCCGCACGTGGTGTACGTGTTGTGCGCGCTCACGGCGATGATGTGCGCGGTACTGCTGGCGCGGGCGTACTTGAAGAGTCAATCGCGACTGCTGCTGTTCAGCGCGCTGTGCTTCACGGCCCTGGCGCTCAACAGCATCCTCCTGGTGGTGGACCGCATTGTGCTGCCGACAGAGGTCGATCTGCGGGCGTGGCGTATCGGGGTGGCGACCGTCGGGCTGGTGGTGATGCTGGGGGCGCTGATCACGTCCAAGGACCGGGAGGGCTGA
- a CDS encoding type II secretion system F family protein, producing MPTFEYQALSSGGKKVAGVLAGASEQAVLAELETRRLVPVSIQEQSGPGAVLGFSKKRKVADRALGTSYTQLADLIRAGVPLLRGLKLLASRRSNPTLAAVFKDLAEGVEKGSDLGAAMSLMPTVFPPVHVAMVRAGEKGGFLEDVLERLGVLVIKQAELRSKVIGNMVYPMLLILLGAGVGVAIFGFFIPQFRPMFANLKGGLPVLTRIVFAISDLIGKYGLVTAATLAVGAFGVWRALQREDVRERLERMRTRMWVIGPLTRGFATARFCQLLGTMLANGVPMLAALKIAKDGTGNILLTRAIEKAAEEVQAGRPLAQPLAESGLLDDDVIEMIAVGESANNLDAVLLKVGESIETRLDRMLAAAVRLIEPLLLLGMAGVVGMVAAAVLIPMSKLSSSLG from the coding sequence GTGCCCACTTTCGAGTACCAGGCCCTTTCGTCCGGCGGGAAGAAGGTCGCGGGCGTCCTCGCGGGCGCCAGCGAGCAGGCGGTGCTTGCGGAGCTCGAGACCCGCCGCCTGGTGCCCGTCTCCATCCAGGAGCAGTCCGGCCCCGGAGCGGTGCTCGGCTTTTCCAAAAAACGCAAGGTCGCCGACCGCGCCCTGGGCACCAGCTACACGCAGCTGGCGGACCTCATCCGCGCGGGCGTGCCCCTGCTGCGGGGGTTGAAACTGCTGGCCAGCCGCCGCAGCAACCCCACGCTCGCGGCCGTGTTCAAGGATCTGGCCGAGGGCGTGGAGAAGGGCTCGGACCTGGGGGCAGCGATGTCCCTCATGCCCACCGTCTTCCCGCCCGTGCACGTGGCCATGGTCCGCGCCGGCGAGAAGGGCGGCTTCCTCGAGGACGTGCTCGAGCGGCTGGGCGTGCTTGTGATCAAGCAGGCGGAGCTGCGCAGCAAGGTGATCGGCAACATGGTGTACCCCATGCTGCTCATCCTGCTGGGCGCGGGCGTGGGCGTGGCCATCTTCGGCTTCTTCATCCCCCAGTTCCGCCCCATGTTCGCCAACTTGAAGGGCGGGCTGCCGGTGCTCACCCGCATCGTCTTCGCCATCAGCGACCTCATCGGCAAGTACGGCCTCGTCACCGCCGCAACCCTCGCGGTGGGGGCCTTCGGCGTGTGGCGCGCCCTCCAGCGAGAGGATGTCCGCGAGCGCCTCGAACGCATGCGGACACGGATGTGGGTCATCGGCCCGCTCACCCGCGGCTTCGCCACCGCCCGCTTCTGCCAGCTGCTCGGCACCATGCTCGCCAACGGCGTGCCCATGCTCGCGGCGCTCAAAATCGCCAAGGACGGCACCGGCAACATCCTGCTCACCCGCGCCATCGAGAAGGCGGCGGAAGAGGTGCAGGCCGGCCGCCCCCTGGCTCAACCCCTCGCGGAGTCTGGGCTGCTGGACGACGACGTGATCGAGATGATCGCGGTGGGGGAGTCGGCCAACAACCTCGACGCCGTGCTGCTCAAGGTGGGTGAGTCGATCGAGACGCGCCTGGACCGCATGCTCGCGGCCGCCGTCCGTCTCATCGAGCCGTTGCTGCTGCTGGGCATGGCGGGCGTGGTCGGCATGGTCGCCGCGGCCGTCCTCATCCCCATGAGCAAGCTGAGCAGCTCGCTCGGATAG
- a CDS encoding 6-carboxytetrahydropterin synthase, protein MLRLTRAVRVAINPPGAQIPQSPNGFAGAPSMVGLGRHYEFLVSCRGEVDGASGYLIDIKAVDKSVRRAVLPMVEEACANNALVDPLALLARALPGLEREIVEEARRGPNGTVRLESVRWMLSPTYSVEMLTRDGQVGAVGLLRQRFDFAAAHRLNVPTLSPEKNRELFGKCNNPSGHGHNYQFEACVEVPVGDAAGVGFDLQTLERVAQRAIIDRFDHKHLNVDTEEFCVERGGVNPSVENIAKVFFGLLREAVAAEARGVALRQITVWETDRTSATYPA, encoded by the coding sequence ATGCTGCGTCTGACCCGAGCCGTGCGAGTCGCGATCAACCCCCCGGGCGCCCAGATTCCCCAGAGCCCCAACGGCTTCGCGGGAGCGCCGTCAATGGTGGGACTGGGGCGTCACTACGAGTTCCTGGTGTCATGCCGCGGCGAGGTGGACGGGGCCTCCGGTTACTTGATTGACATCAAGGCCGTGGATAAGTCCGTCAGGCGGGCGGTGTTACCAATGGTCGAAGAGGCGTGCGCAAACAATGCGCTGGTGGACCCACTGGCCCTGCTTGCGCGGGCGCTGCCGGGGCTGGAGCGCGAGATCGTGGAGGAGGCGAGGCGGGGGCCCAATGGGACGGTGCGGCTGGAGTCGGTGCGGTGGATGCTCAGCCCCACCTATTCTGTGGAAATGCTCACGAGGGACGGACAGGTTGGGGCTGTGGGGCTGCTGCGGCAGCGGTTCGACTTCGCGGCCGCGCACCGGCTGAACGTGCCCACACTGAGCCCGGAGAAGAACCGCGAGCTGTTCGGCAAGTGCAACAACCCCAGCGGGCATGGCCATAACTACCAGTTCGAAGCGTGCGTGGAGGTGCCGGTCGGGGACGCGGCGGGGGTGGGGTTTGACCTGCAGACGCTCGAGCGCGTGGCACAGCGGGCGATCATCGACCGCTTCGACCACAAGCACCTCAACGTGGACACGGAGGAGTTCTGCGTGGAGCGCGGGGGCGTAAACCCGTCGGTCGAGAACATCGCCAAGGTGTTCTTCGGGCTGCTGCGCGAGGCCGTGGCGGCGGAGGCGCGCGGGGTCGCGCTGCGGCAAATCACGGTGTGGGAGACGGACCGCACCAGCGCGACGTACCCGGCGTGA
- a CDS encoding prepilin-type N-terminal cleavage/methylation domain-containing protein, with translation MKRGFTLIELMICIAVLVVIAALVMPSMDSMNDSTRFRTACDQLSSVASVCRAEARRTGKPVAVVATTNQDGTQSIVSVPLGDAAEAPAGTTLEVDSRVLMVMPKGISIHADVDGADVIEPAPDQEVSIDPVDEATQSLIIYWANGAATAQAPIKVKGPGGRVAGAKVNSFTGTVTVSEEPAETAATVAQADDEGGEPETSGDEPAETTAANDTTDNDDTRRPDVSMDP, from the coding sequence ATGAAGCGCGGGTTCACGCTCATCGAACTGATGATCTGCATCGCGGTCCTGGTGGTCATCGCCGCCCTGGTGATGCCGTCGATGGACTCGATGAACGACTCCACGCGCTTCCGCACCGCCTGCGATCAGCTCTCGTCGGTCGCCTCCGTCTGCCGCGCGGAGGCCCGCCGCACCGGCAAGCCCGTGGCGGTGGTCGCGACGACGAACCAGGACGGCACGCAGTCGATCGTGAGCGTGCCGCTGGGCGACGCCGCCGAGGCCCCCGCAGGCACCACGCTCGAGGTTGACTCCCGCGTGCTCATGGTGATGCCCAAGGGCATCTCCATCCATGCTGACGTGGATGGCGCTGACGTGATCGAGCCCGCGCCCGACCAGGAGGTCAGCATCGACCCGGTCGACGAGGCCACCCAGTCACTCATCATTTACTGGGCCAACGGCGCGGCCACCGCGCAGGCCCCCATCAAGGTCAAGGGCCCCGGCGGTCGCGTCGCCGGCGCCAAGGTCAACTCCTTCACCGGCACCGTCACCGTGTCCGAGGAGCCCGCCGAGACCGCCGCCACCGTCGCCCAGGCCGATGACGAGGGCGGCGAGCCCGAGACCTCCGGCGACGAGCCCGCGGAGACCACCGCGGCCAATGACACCACCGACAACGACGACACGCGCAGGCCCGACGTGTCGATGGACCCGTGA
- a CDS encoding ATPase, T2SS/T4P/T4SS family → MALGTYLVERGVLTRPDLDRAVAEQRASGERLDRVLVRLGMASRSQVLAAVGEQFHLPVVDLGATEVDAGVLGALPSKLVFKQRCVPIRKENGTLTVATCDPSDFSVVDELRLLTGASIELVLADEEELTRFIRAHYGVGGDTLDAMDRAAGTIEAKPDAEGADIEQAQEASVIKLVNDLLTEAIGERATDIHIEPYEHELVIRYRIDGVLQKANTPPTIHRFALAIISRLKIMANLNIAEKRKPQDGRITFKTRVAGQPPQEFDLRVSVIPMLFGEGVVLRVLSKTAVLMSLDDLGMPAGVRDRWDRLINRPHGILLVTGPTGSGKSTTLYASLNRIVSEEIKVITVEDPVEYHISGINQIQVNHKVGLDFASGLRSILRHDPDVVMIGEIRDKETAETAVQASLTGHLVFSTLHTNDSAGSMTRLLDMGVEPFLVSSSLEGVMAQRLVRRVCKLCAEPYTPTAIERAEFPREFALADGQTLVRGKGCRNCRNTGYRGRLGVYELLTVSDEVRAMVMERVNGPRIAAKARADGDLATLLDDGFAKVKQGVTTLHEVASALSG, encoded by the coding sequence ATGGCCCTGGGCACCTACCTCGTTGAACGCGGCGTACTCACCCGCCCGGACCTGGACCGGGCCGTGGCCGAGCAGCGCGCCAGCGGCGAGCGGCTGGACCGCGTGCTGGTGCGCCTGGGGATGGCGAGCCGTTCGCAGGTGCTCGCGGCCGTGGGCGAGCAGTTCCACCTGCCGGTGGTCGACCTCGGGGCGACCGAGGTTGACGCGGGGGTCCTGGGGGCGCTGCCGAGCAAGCTGGTGTTCAAGCAGCGGTGCGTGCCGATCCGCAAGGAGAACGGCACGCTGACGGTGGCCACGTGCGACCCTTCCGACTTTTCGGTTGTCGATGAGCTGCGGCTGCTGACGGGCGCGTCCATCGAACTCGTGCTCGCCGACGAGGAGGAGCTGACGCGGTTCATCCGCGCCCACTACGGCGTCGGCGGCGACACGCTGGACGCGATGGACCGGGCGGCGGGGACCATCGAGGCCAAGCCCGACGCCGAGGGCGCGGACATCGAGCAGGCGCAGGAGGCGAGCGTCATCAAGCTCGTCAACGACCTGCTGACCGAGGCGATCGGCGAGCGGGCGACGGACATCCACATCGAGCCCTACGAGCACGAGCTGGTCATCCGCTACCGCATCGACGGCGTGCTGCAGAAGGCGAACACGCCCCCGACGATCCACCGCTTTGCGCTGGCGATCATCAGCCGCCTCAAGATCATGGCGAACCTGAACATCGCCGAGAAGCGGAAGCCCCAGGACGGCCGCATCACGTTCAAGACGCGGGTCGCGGGTCAGCCGCCGCAGGAGTTTGATCTGCGCGTGAGCGTCATCCCGATGCTCTTCGGCGAGGGCGTGGTGCTGCGCGTGCTGAGCAAAACTGCGGTGCTGATGTCGCTGGATGACCTCGGCATGCCCGCGGGCGTGCGCGACCGCTGGGACCGGCTCATCAACCGGCCCCACGGGATCCTGCTGGTCACCGGGCCGACAGGCAGCGGGAAGTCGACGACGCTGTACGCCTCGCTCAACCGCATCGTGAGCGAGGAGATCAAGGTCATCACCGTCGAGGACCCGGTGGAGTACCACATCTCCGGGATCAACCAGATCCAGGTGAACCACAAGGTGGGGTTGGACTTCGCGAGCGGGCTGCGGTCGATCCTGCGGCATGACCCTGACGTCGTGATGATCGGTGAGATCCGAGACAAGGAGACGGCGGAGACGGCCGTGCAGGCGTCGCTCACGGGTCACCTGGTGTTCTCGACGCTGCACACCAACGACTCGGCGGGGTCGATGACGCGGTTGCTCGACATGGGCGTGGAGCCGTTCCTGGTGTCGTCCTCGCTCGAGGGCGTGATGGCGCAACGGCTGGTGCGGCGGGTGTGCAAGCTGTGCGCCGAGCCGTACACCCCCACCGCCATCGAGCGGGCGGAGTTCCCGCGCGAGTTCGCGCTTGCCGACGGGCAGACGCTGGTGCGGGGCAAGGGGTGCCGCAACTGCCGCAACACCGGCTACCGCGGGCGGCTGGGCGTGTACGAGCTGCTCACCGTGAGCGACGAGGTGCGGGCGATGGTGATGGAGCGGGTGAACGGCCCGCGGATCGCCGCGAAGGCCCGGGCCGACGGGGATCTCGCGACGCTGCTCGATGACGGCTTCGCGAAGGTGAAGCAGGGTGTGACGACGTTGCATGAGGTAGCGTCGGCGCTGAGCGGGTAA
- a CDS encoding DUF5985 family protein has translation MGQYIHFMLGIAVACSTAIGLYFFRFWSGTRDRLFMIFAMAFWLMALGWLAQAVITTPEKTGPTDETTFYVYIPRLLAFACIIWGIWDKNRAAERAAKGQHAGT, from the coding sequence ATGGGGCAGTACATCCACTTCATGCTGGGGATCGCGGTGGCCTGCTCCACGGCCATCGGGCTGTACTTTTTCCGATTCTGGTCGGGCACGCGCGACAGGCTCTTCATGATCTTCGCGATGGCCTTCTGGCTGATGGCACTGGGGTGGCTGGCGCAGGCGGTGATCACCACGCCGGAGAAGACGGGGCCCACCGACGAGACGACCTTCTACGTCTACATCCCGCGCCTGCTGGCCTTCGCGTGCATCATCTGGGGCATCTGGGACAAGAACCGCGCGGCGGAGCGTGCGGCAAAGGGCCAGCACGCAGGAACGTGA
- the gspG gene encoding type II secretion system major pseudopilin GspG, giving the protein MERQAVSTRFRSLRSTRGLRRAFTLIEVMIVILIVLALGGLVAWNLMGTKEEADVNLAKIQMDQIGEALKQFRFRHNRWPTDAEGIAVLWDKEKMTEENDLKTWKKLLEKPVPKDKWGNEWGYRQVSEHGDESQFDLWSYGPDRQEGTDDDIVSWETETDSGTTADSGSSSSSSSGSGSGGGN; this is encoded by the coding sequence ATGGAGCGTCAGGCTGTTAGCACCCGTTTCCGGAGCCTCAGGTCCACTCGCGGGCTCCGCCGCGCCTTCACCCTCATCGAGGTCATGATCGTCATCCTGATCGTCCTGGCCCTGGGCGGCCTGGTCGCCTGGAACCTCATGGGCACGAAGGAGGAGGCCGACGTCAACCTCGCCAAGATCCAGATGGACCAGATCGGCGAGGCCCTCAAGCAGTTCCGCTTCCGCCACAACCGCTGGCCCACCGACGCCGAGGGCATCGCCGTCCTGTGGGACAAAGAGAAGATGACCGAGGAGAACGACCTCAAGACCTGGAAGAAGCTCCTCGAGAAGCCCGTCCCCAAGGACAAGTGGGGCAACGAGTGGGGCTACCGGCAGGTCAGCGAGCACGGCGACGAGTCCCAGTTCGACCTGTGGTCTTACGGGCCCGACCGTCAGGAGGGCACCGACGACGACATCGTTTCCTGGGAGACTGAGACCGACAGCGGCACAACGGCCGATAGTGGGAGCAGCTCCTCGTCAAGTAGCGGCAGCGGCTCCGGCGGCGGGAACTAA
- the metF gene encoding methylenetetrahydrofolate reductase [NAD(P)H], producing the protein MHIRDIFAEQQTTFSFEFFPPKSEAAASELFSNIAELESLRPTFVSATYGAGGSTRELTHELVVKLKTTTTLDPIPHLTCVCHTQHEIDEILLRYAKAGITNIMTLRGDVPKSHDGDPWKDFRYAAQLVKHIRKFNDRSLHKDRRGFGIGVAGYPEGHCETPNRMVEMDRLKAKVDEGADFIVTQLFFDNRDFYDFRARCELAGIRIPIIAGIMPITSAAGMRRMAELALGARYPAPLIRAINRTGGEEEAVRRVGVHWATEQCRDLLDHNVAGIHFYTLNRSTATREIYATLGVKDSRALRA; encoded by the coding sequence ATGCACATCCGCGACATCTTCGCCGAGCAGCAGACCACCTTCAGCTTCGAGTTCTTCCCGCCCAAGTCGGAAGCCGCGGCCAGCGAGCTGTTCTCCAACATCGCCGAGCTGGAGAGCCTCCGCCCCACATTTGTCTCCGCCACCTACGGGGCCGGCGGGTCCACCCGCGAACTCACCCACGAGCTGGTCGTCAAGCTGAAGACGACCACCACCCTCGACCCCATCCCGCACCTCACCTGCGTCTGCCACACGCAGCACGAGATCGATGAGATCCTCCTCCGGTACGCCAAGGCCGGCATCACCAACATCATGACCCTGCGCGGCGACGTCCCGAAGAGCCATGACGGCGACCCCTGGAAGGACTTCCGCTACGCCGCGCAGCTTGTCAAGCACATCAGGAAGTTCAACGACCGCTCGCTGCACAAGGACCGTCGCGGCTTCGGCATCGGCGTCGCGGGCTACCCGGAGGGCCACTGCGAGACCCCCAACCGCATGGTCGAGATGGACCGCCTCAAGGCCAAGGTTGATGAGGGCGCCGACTTCATCGTCACGCAGCTGTTCTTCGACAACCGCGACTTCTACGACTTCCGCGCCCGCTGCGAGCTCGCGGGCATCCGCATCCCGATCATCGCCGGCATCATGCCGATCACCTCGGCCGCAGGAATGCGGCGCATGGCCGAGCTGGCGCTGGGCGCCCGCTACCCCGCCCCGCTGATCCGCGCGATCAACCGCACGGGCGGCGAGGAGGAGGCGGTGCGGCGCGTGGGCGTGCACTGGGCCACCGAGCAGTGCCGAGATCTGCTGGACCACAACGTCGCTGGCATCCACTTCTACACGCTCAACCGCTCGACCGCCACCCGCGAGATCTACGCCACGCTCGGCGTGAAGGACTCCCGCGCTCTCCGCGCGTGA